In Myxococcales bacterium, a single genomic region encodes these proteins:
- a CDS encoding DNA polymerase Y family protein, whose product MTAPKRIASVALFHLRIGVARTRMASQATSSEAHLPLAIVVGTQSERSLQGGTRIDEVSQEAFALGVRPGMTLAAARARSANLLVRVVPPDAIEASVASLAETLLAFGATVSYVIKGAGRTRPLVNDDAVFVDVTGCAHLHACAEDPTGERRLAAKLGAHVEALGFAGRVAIANGPKIAHAIARHSPVRRQAAALEGEPGRNAKSRSRQRTTPLPIVVAPGTEREAMGVLPMAALAQDEDTERYLRKLGLFAVADLLALPQDALGSRLGAGASDALLLSRGIDGTPLAAYLPPEVPEERASLDDPLEHTEALLFVAKGLTDRMGARLLARGLRANHVELEFLLERSLVPEAERDKPAASPSLSLKLAAPIGAPSELFAIVRARLESFEVIAPVRAIILRCRDLAPARGKALALFEAEPKAERALPELAAELTTLLGRENVGVLAPLDTWALEKRTSLVPFAERAKTRPSSASRGRPWGGEEPLRFVRTPVPRPFPRVAPLVQRQEGLEWWRRPSASLPSANLQGERKTRDFVIAWDEERQAAAWLELDRAEGRAWLRGWKE is encoded by the coding sequence ATGACGGCGCCGAAACGCATCGCGAGCGTCGCGCTTTTTCATCTGCGCATTGGCGTGGCGCGGACGCGCATGGCCTCGCAGGCAACGTCCAGCGAGGCGCATCTTCCGCTCGCGATCGTGGTCGGTACGCAATCAGAGCGCTCGCTGCAAGGCGGGACGCGCATCGATGAAGTGTCGCAAGAAGCGTTCGCGCTGGGGGTGCGCCCGGGCATGACGCTCGCCGCCGCGCGCGCTCGCTCCGCAAATCTCCTCGTGCGTGTCGTCCCTCCCGACGCCATCGAGGCCTCTGTCGCCTCGCTCGCCGAAACGCTCTTGGCCTTCGGCGCCACCGTCTCTTATGTCATCAAAGGAGCTGGCCGAACGCGTCCCCTCGTCAACGACGACGCCGTGTTCGTCGACGTGACGGGATGCGCGCACCTGCATGCGTGCGCCGAAGATCCCACGGGCGAACGGCGCCTCGCTGCAAAGCTGGGGGCTCATGTCGAGGCGCTCGGGTTTGCGGGGCGTGTCGCCATCGCGAACGGGCCCAAGATCGCCCACGCCATCGCGCGCCATTCGCCGGTTCGCAGACAGGCTGCAGCTTTGGAGGGCGAGCCTGGGCGCAACGCGAAGAGTCGCTCTCGTCAGCGGACCACGCCTCTTCCCATCGTCGTCGCTCCCGGAACCGAGCGCGAGGCCATGGGCGTCTTGCCGATGGCGGCGCTCGCACAAGACGAAGACACGGAGCGATACCTGCGAAAGTTGGGGCTCTTCGCCGTCGCCGATCTTCTTGCGCTGCCTCAGGATGCGCTCGGTTCTCGGCTCGGCGCTGGCGCGAGCGATGCGCTCTTGCTCTCCCGTGGCATCGACGGAACGCCGCTCGCTGCGTATCTGCCGCCCGAGGTGCCCGAAGAGCGCGCCTCGCTCGACGACCCGCTCGAGCATACCGAAGCGTTGCTCTTCGTCGCCAAAGGGCTCACCGATCGCATGGGCGCGCGTCTTTTGGCGCGTGGACTTCGGGCCAACCACGTCGAGCTCGAGTTCTTACTCGAACGCTCCCTCGTGCCGGAAGCGGAGCGAGACAAGCCTGCGGCGTCCCCGTCGTTGTCGCTCAAGCTTGCGGCGCCCATCGGCGCGCCCTCTGAGCTTTTTGCCATCGTGCGGGCGCGCCTCGAGTCGTTTGAGGTGATCGCGCCCGTTCGCGCCATCATCCTTCGGTGCCGCGATCTGGCGCCCGCTCGCGGCAAGGCGCTCGCGCTCTTCGAAGCCGAGCCGAAGGCCGAGCGCGCGCTGCCGGAGCTTGCCGCCGAGCTTACGACTCTCCTCGGTCGCGAGAACGTGGGCGTCTTGGCTCCGCTCGATACCTGGGCTCTGGAGAAGCGAACGAGCCTCGTACCCTTCGCCGAGCGGGCCAAGACGCGACCGTCGAGCGCCTCGCGAGGTCGCCCTTGGGGCGGAGAAGAGCCGCTGCGCTTCGTCCGAACACCGGTTCCGCGTCCCTTTCCACGCGTGGCGCCGCTGGTCCAAAGGCAAGAAGGCCTCGAGTGGTGGCGGCGTCCCTCTGCGAGCCTGCCCTCTGCGAACTTACAAGGAGAGCGCAAGACGCGCGACTTCGTCATCGCCTGGGATGAGGAGCGGCAAGCGGCCGCGTGGCTCGAGCTCGACCGCGCCGAGGGGCGCGCGTGGCTTCGCGGCTGGAAGGAGTAG
- a CDS encoding insulinase family protein, with translation MHRSFRAPALAAFVTLLAATSAACGGAPSAPSPPLRLPLEVYDYTLPNGLRVILDEDRSASVVAVNVWYKVGSKDDPPRRAGFAHLFEHITFGPTRNAPRGVSVPVVDFGATEVRGTTSLDRTEYHSTVPSSALEIVLWSEAERMATLSEDLSQLDFERERAVVKNEYGQNYGNVESGLVWAHVRRAFYGADHPYGHLAIGSPDDLDRATLKEVRAFHERYYKPSNAVLTLVGDFDRRNAAALIAQHFGKIPRGSDANPVRTHALAPWKGDRRATIEANVPRSRIIVSWPLPPFGAPEYPAIRVIARKLAHDMEWFLVEQRHLAERVRWELDDDLLGGAFHLNMTFREGADVEETLRVLDHTIVELLPNWVGAINPALSDELVGTILDFEGFQKRALIYAEHDDFTGNPLFTARRVEHIERTTRAQVLAARTRFFQSKPRLVTLVRPLVSAPLAGRLVEVR, from the coding sequence ATGCATCGGTCGTTTCGCGCACCAGCCTTGGCTGCCTTCGTCACGCTCCTTGCCGCCACTAGCGCAGCATGCGGTGGCGCACCCAGCGCACCGTCGCCGCCGCTGCGCCTGCCCCTCGAGGTCTACGATTACACGCTCCCAAACGGGCTCCGCGTGATCCTCGACGAAGACCGGAGCGCGTCCGTCGTCGCCGTCAACGTTTGGTACAAGGTCGGCAGCAAGGACGACCCGCCAAGGCGAGCGGGCTTCGCTCACCTCTTCGAGCACATCACCTTCGGCCCCACGCGCAACGCGCCGCGCGGCGTCTCGGTTCCCGTCGTAGACTTCGGGGCGACCGAGGTTCGCGGCACGACCTCGCTCGACCGAACCGAGTACCACTCCACCGTCCCGAGCAGCGCCCTCGAGATCGTTCTCTGGAGCGAGGCCGAGCGGATGGCCACCTTGAGCGAAGACCTCAGCCAACTCGACTTCGAGCGCGAGCGCGCCGTCGTAAAGAACGAATACGGGCAAAACTACGGCAACGTTGAGTCGGGACTCGTTTGGGCCCACGTGAGGCGCGCGTTCTACGGCGCCGACCACCCCTACGGGCATTTGGCCATCGGAAGTCCCGACGACCTCGATCGCGCAACGCTCAAAGAGGTCCGCGCATTTCACGAGCGCTACTACAAACCGTCGAACGCCGTCCTTACGCTGGTCGGGGACTTCGACCGGCGGAACGCCGCGGCGCTCATCGCTCAGCACTTCGGGAAGATCCCTCGAGGCTCCGACGCGAACCCAGTCCGGACGCACGCTCTCGCCCCTTGGAAGGGTGACCGCCGCGCGACCATCGAAGCCAATGTGCCGCGTTCCCGTATCATCGTGAGTTGGCCGCTGCCGCCCTTCGGAGCGCCCGAATACCCAGCCATTCGCGTCATCGCTCGGAAGCTCGCACACGACATGGAGTGGTTCCTCGTGGAGCAGCGCCATCTGGCAGAGCGAGTGCGCTGGGAACTCGACGACGACCTCTTGGGCGGAGCGTTCCACCTCAACATGACCTTCCGAGAAGGGGCCGACGTCGAGGAAACGCTCCGCGTCCTCGACCACACGATCGTTGAACTCTTGCCGAACTGGGTAGGCGCCATAAACCCTGCCTTGAGTGATGAGCTCGTCGGTACAATCCTCGACTTCGAAGGGTTCCAGAAGCGAGCGCTCATCTACGCCGAGCACGACGACTTCACGGGGAACCCTCTCTTCACCGCGCGCCGCGTCGAGCACATCGAGCGCACGACGCGTGCTCAGGTGCTCGCCGCGCGCACCCGGTTCTTTCAGTCGAAGCCACGGCTCGTCACGCTCGTCCGACCGCTCGTCTCAGCCCCACTAGCCGGCCGCCTCGTCGAGGTCCGATGA
- the larE gene encoding ATP-dependent sacrificial sulfur transferase LarE — MLSPAPGAPSPTPLHRLRGLLEEMGSVLVCYSGGVDSAFVLAVAHEVLGPRAVGMTAISPSLASFEKEAAVALATRIGARHELVESSEIDDPGYQANGVDRCFYCKSELYRISEKKRAEWGLAFVLNGTNLDDLGDHRPGLDAASRAAVRSPLVELKFTKADVRKYAAEIGLSVWDKPASACLSSRIPFGTTVTRDRLAQIGGLEAELHALGLRQVRVRWHALSATSGTAGATKEGAIARIEVAKDELLSAFEKRDAISAAGRRFGFTYVTLDLEGYRTGSHNEVLVGKSLRIVS, encoded by the coding sequence ATGCTGTCTCCCGCGCCCGGCGCCCCATCCCCGACGCCGCTTCACCGCCTCCGCGGTCTCCTCGAAGAGATGGGCTCGGTGCTGGTTTGTTATTCCGGCGGCGTCGACAGCGCGTTCGTGTTGGCCGTCGCTCACGAGGTCCTCGGCCCGCGCGCCGTGGGGATGACCGCCATCAGTCCCAGCCTCGCGTCCTTCGAGAAGGAAGCTGCCGTGGCCCTCGCGACGCGCATCGGCGCGCGCCACGAGCTCGTGGAATCGAGCGAGATCGACGATCCCGGGTATCAGGCCAACGGCGTCGATCGGTGCTTCTACTGCAAGAGCGAGCTTTACCGCATCAGCGAGAAGAAGCGCGCCGAGTGGGGCCTCGCCTTTGTCTTGAACGGCACCAACCTCGACGACCTCGGCGATCACCGGCCGGGCCTCGACGCGGCGAGCCGCGCCGCCGTTCGCAGCCCCCTCGTCGAACTGAAGTTCACCAAGGCCGACGTTCGCAAGTACGCCGCGGAGATCGGCCTCAGCGTCTGGGACAAGCCCGCCTCCGCGTGCCTCTCGAGCCGCATCCCCTTTGGCACCACGGTGACGCGTGATCGCCTCGCGCAGATCGGCGGTCTCGAGGCGGAGCTTCATGCGCTGGGCCTTCGCCAGGTGCGCGTTCGGTGGCACGCGCTCTCCGCCACGAGCGGCACCGCCGGCGCCACCAAGGAAGGCGCCATCGCGCGCATCGAGGTGGCCAAAGACGAGCTGCTCTCCGCCTTCGAGAAACGCGACGCGATCTCAGCCGCCGGCCGCCGCTTCGGCTTCACGTACGTGACGCTCGACCTCGAGGGCTACCGCACCGGGAGCCACAACGAAGTGCTCGTCGGCAAGAGTTTGCGCATCGTCAGCTAG
- the rnhA gene encoding ribonuclease HI (An endonuclease that specifically degrades the RNA strand of RNA-DNA hybrids), with product MSGREYLCYTDGSCKAGEEAPGGWGFVVRPPGGPAVEGHGAAVRTLAKAMEYRAVAEALAALPAGVTAVIFSDNQSLVHTLEKYVAIWREHGFAKVDPSIADSARRIVDAIDAKALSVRWQWVRGHSGNAGNERADALAAQGAREAKAGARLAR from the coding sequence GTGAGCGGCCGAGAGTATCTCTGCTACACCGATGGCTCGTGCAAGGCCGGCGAAGAGGCTCCCGGTGGCTGGGGCTTCGTCGTGAGGCCGCCCGGCGGCCCGGCCGTGGAGGGGCACGGCGCTGCCGTCCGAACGCTGGCGAAGGCGATGGAGTATCGCGCTGTGGCCGAGGCGTTGGCTGCGCTGCCGGCCGGCGTGACCGCGGTGATCTTCTCCGACAATCAATCGTTGGTGCACACGCTTGAAAAGTACGTGGCGATTTGGCGCGAGCACGGCTTCGCGAAGGTTGACCCTTCCATCGCCGACAGCGCGCGGCGCATCGTCGATGCCATCGACGCGAAGGCGCTCTCGGTGCGTTGGCAGTGGGTTCGCGGTCACTCGGGCAACGCTGGCAACGAACGCGCCGACGCCCTCGCGGCCCAGGGCGCAAGAGAGGCCAAGGCCGGAGCGCGCCTCGCACGCTGA
- a CDS encoding DUF2171 domain-containing protein — protein sequence MINANQIKPNTPVVCSDNGQFAVVDHMEGTDTIKLNKDEKGTHHYIPLSWVKTVDDKVHIDRPGDQAMREWTTSPSSTAKRSS from the coding sequence ATGATCAACGCCAACCAGATTAAGCCCAACACACCCGTCGTTTGCTCCGACAACGGCCAGTTCGCCGTGGTCGACCACATGGAGGGAACCGACACCATCAAGCTAAACAAGGACGAGAAGGGCACGCACCACTACATCCCGCTTAGCTGGGTCAAGACCGTTGACGACAAGGTGCACATCGACCGTCCGGGCGACCAAGCGATGCGCGAATGGACGACGTCGCCGAGCAGCACCGCGAAGCGTTCGTCCTAA
- a CDS encoding sigma 54-interacting transcriptional regulator, with product MLPRTPLLPDGISQGTSPEKRRRAGRREGPSGHRRVGRFASRPSRALAVAASRVRWAHRLESRDGGLEVRRMGSSHDLDVHARVVAATNIELSREVERGAFRADLLYRLAVYQLYVPPLRDRREDVRELATAFAARRSRALAEDVVQWLASRDYPATCANSNATSRAS from the coding sequence ATGCTCCCGAGAACCCCCCTTTTGCCGGATGGAATATCGCAAGGAACGTCGCCGGAGAAGCGGCGCCGAGCTGGTCGTCGAGAAGGGCCGTCAGGACACCGACGCGTTGGCCGATTTGCTTCGCGCCCTAGTCGAGCGCTCGCCGTCGCCGCCTCCCGTGTCCGATGGGCTCATCGGCTCGAGTCGCGCGATGGCGGTCTTGAGGTGCGCCGCATGGGAAGCTCCCACGACCTCGACGTGCACGCCCGCGTGGTGGCCGCGACCAACATCGAGCTGTCGCGCGAGGTGGAGCGGGGAGCCTTTCGTGCGGACCTCTTGTATCGCCTCGCCGTCTACCAGCTCTACGTGCCCCCGCTTCGCGATCGGCGCGAAGACGTGCGCGAACTCGCCACGGCCTTCGCGGCGCGCCGCTCTCGGGCTCTCGCGGAAGACGTCGTTCAATGGCTCGCGTCGCGCGACTACCCGGCAACGTGCGCCAACTCGAACGCGACGTCGCGCGCCTCGTGA
- a CDS encoding Uma2 family endonuclease yields the protein MGQSRRHLELCFLLFALLKRLVAPQHSCGSDQFVYWNARSNRRQLAPDAFVKLCVVDELINSWKTWERGIPELAVEILSPSDTPERWTFEEKLERYHELGVRELVCFNMDGHVGERLRVWDLIEGDLVERIVEGESTPCLTLSGALGARVLWTVAPFAEFPSALRLTRDGTMVEAPDEGRDRAEREARALAARVAELEAKLRGE from the coding sequence TTGGGACAGTCGCGCCGGCATCTGGAGCTTTGTTTCCTCCTCTTCGCGCTCTTGAAGCGTCTGGTCGCGCCGCAGCACTCATGCGGCTCCGATCAGTTCGTCTATTGGAACGCTCGGAGCAACCGCAGGCAGCTAGCGCCCGATGCCTTCGTGAAGCTGTGCGTTGTCGACGAGCTGATCAACTCTTGGAAGACCTGGGAGCGGGGCATTCCCGAGTTGGCGGTCGAGATCCTGAGCCCGTCGGACACGCCAGAGCGGTGGACCTTCGAAGAGAAGCTCGAGCGCTACCATGAGCTCGGCGTGCGGGAGCTCGTTTGCTTCAACATGGATGGGCACGTCGGCGAGCGCCTTCGCGTATGGGATCTCATCGAGGGCGACCTCGTCGAGCGCATCGTCGAAGGGGAGTCCACCCCGTGCCTTACGCTGTCGGGCGCGCTCGGCGCCCGAGTCCTGTGGACCGTCGCGCCCTTCGCCGAATTTCCCTCGGCGCTCCGGTTGACGCGGGATGGCACGATGGTGGAGGCGCCCGATGAAGGACGCGACCGGGCTGAGCGCGAGGCCCGCGCGCTGGCGGCGCGAGTGGCGGAGCTCGAGGCGAAGCTGCGAGGCGAGTAG
- a CDS encoding TfoX/Sxy family protein — MAYDEELARRIRDELIARAPFDERKMFGGVAFMVCGHMCVGLAGDALMVRVGAAFYEKALSLPHARPMDFTGKPLKGYVYVDVGGLRTAKTLGAWLKRALDFVATLPPKKPQKRKPRPFPRKARGRKRATSRTRLA; from the coding sequence ATGGCCTACGACGAAGAACTGGCGCGGCGAATTCGCGATGAGCTCATCGCGCGGGCGCCCTTCGATGAGCGAAAGATGTTCGGCGGCGTCGCCTTTATGGTCTGCGGCCACATGTGCGTCGGTCTCGCGGGCGACGCTCTCATGGTTCGTGTCGGCGCCGCGTTCTATGAAAAGGCACTCTCGTTGCCTCACGCCCGGCCGATGGACTTCACGGGCAAGCCGCTCAAGGGCTACGTCTACGTCGACGTCGGGGGGCTCCGGACCGCGAAGACGCTCGGCGCCTGGTTGAAACGCGCGCTCGATTTCGTCGCGACGCTTCCTCCGAAGAAGCCGCAGAAGCGAAAGCCGCGGCCGTTTCCAAGGAAAGCGCGAGGGCGAAAGCGCGCCACGAGTCGGACGCGCCTGGCGTAG
- a CDS encoding insulinase family protein encodes MIRSRPTLAFALALALLLDATATRADAPPRTAPADSAVTFTLATPEITEFKLSNGVQVFHVLRPDLPIVAVHVASSRGSTSAEPGVAVLASEAAVSSAYDAYWLRNRRRFNQRGARLDSDSHRDVTSVSGETLSPNFPELADDLMEVLNADYGDGDTISAARQRRKSAIEHDARASGVPLAREALYPKAHPHAHAAEGSFADLDAVSASAMRAFWANAFSAGSVTVAIVGAVSLDEARRVSERTFGTLPMRALPTPPASSALTPLSPGPAILLLDRPGATQARVVVSGRAVEAKHRRRAALRLAVRLVQSELQSRLVAGHGSSYEVTSSVDTGTAAPPFWLRSNVESVEAPGAVQEALATIQQIRRGDFSPHWAARLALLLAVERSREFETSGRAAKLIAGAMAQGISFKAFAEQPALMARVPKADAVAAARDYLDPALLRVVVVGDASLLRPKLEALGLGKVTVRK; translated from the coding sequence ATGATCCGCTCACGACCGACGCTCGCATTCGCGCTGGCACTCGCCTTGCTCCTGGACGCCACCGCTACACGGGCCGACGCACCCCCGCGAACTGCGCCGGCCGACTCCGCCGTGACCTTCACGCTCGCCACGCCCGAGATCACCGAGTTCAAGCTGAGCAACGGGGTCCAAGTGTTTCACGTGTTGCGACCCGACTTACCGATCGTCGCGGTGCACGTCGCCTCGTCGCGTGGCTCGACAAGCGCGGAACCAGGCGTCGCCGTGCTCGCCTCGGAGGCAGCCGTGAGTTCGGCCTACGACGCCTATTGGCTGAGGAACCGGAGGCGATTCAATCAGCGTGGCGCCCGTCTGGACAGCGACAGCCACCGCGACGTCACGTCCGTCTCCGGCGAGACACTGAGTCCGAATTTCCCGGAGCTCGCGGACGATTTGATGGAGGTCTTGAACGCCGACTACGGTGACGGTGACACCATCAGCGCCGCGCGACAGCGGCGAAAGAGCGCCATCGAGCACGACGCACGCGCGTCCGGCGTGCCCCTCGCTCGGGAGGCGCTCTACCCGAAGGCTCACCCGCACGCCCACGCCGCCGAAGGCTCCTTCGCCGACCTCGACGCTGTCAGCGCAAGTGCCATGCGCGCATTCTGGGCGAACGCGTTCAGCGCGGGCTCCGTGACCGTCGCCATTGTGGGCGCCGTCTCGCTCGATGAGGCGCGGCGCGTGAGCGAGCGGACCTTCGGGACGCTGCCGATGCGGGCACTTCCAACGCCACCGGCTTCGAGCGCACTGACGCCGCTCTCGCCGGGCCCCGCGATCCTGCTCCTCGACCGACCGGGTGCCACCCAGGCGCGCGTGGTCGTCTCCGGGCGCGCCGTCGAGGCTAAGCATCGGAGGCGTGCCGCGTTGCGCCTCGCCGTTAGACTCGTGCAGAGCGAGCTCCAGTCGCGCCTCGTCGCGGGCCACGGGTCCAGCTACGAAGTGACCTCCAGCGTTGACACCGGCACGGCGGCGCCCCCGTTTTGGCTCAGGAGCAACGTGGAGTCCGTTGAAGCGCCAGGCGCCGTGCAGGAGGCGCTGGCTACCATCCAGCAAATCCGACGCGGAGACTTCTCGCCGCATTGGGCGGCAAGGCTCGCGCTTCTCTTGGCCGTCGAGCGCTCGCGTGAATTCGAGACCAGCGGGCGCGCTGCCAAGTTGATCGCCGGGGCTATGGCGCAAGGGATCTCCTTCAAGGCCTTCGCGGAGCAGCCTGCGTTGATGGCGCGAGTGCCGAAAGCCGACGCGGTCGCCGCCGCGCGCGACTATCTGGATCCAGCGCTTCTCCGTGTCGTGGTCGTCGGCGACGCATCCCTTCTCCGTCCAAAGCTCGAAGCGCTCGGCCTGGGGAAGGTTACGGTGCGCAAGTGA
- a CDS encoding recombinase A, translating into MSALPISFELPRGVSRVDEATERARALPSSQILSLGWPSLDALLPDGGLPRGVVEVASRGALGGPTRLAARAIAAAQARAPEAWCAWLDPEATLHAPGLARSGIDLARLFVVRPQRAELGRIAVKVARSGAFDLIVVDMDALGEVEAWPPPYPGTSSMGGPSSRGSRAATSTSRSRRALPSEIVVRKLALAAEESGTTLLLLTDATKARTMPWPVALRLELERRPDAMSVRVAKDRRGRASVVKTWIPVAELSDRRERKEPVRSPVRLLVGER; encoded by the coding sequence ATGTCCGCGTTGCCGATCTCGTTTGAGCTTCCTCGGGGCGTCTCTCGCGTCGATGAGGCCACTGAACGGGCGCGGGCGCTACCGTCGTCGCAGATCCTCTCGTTGGGGTGGCCCTCGCTCGATGCGCTCTTGCCTGATGGCGGGCTGCCTCGTGGTGTCGTCGAGGTTGCGTCGCGCGGTGCACTTGGTGGGCCTACGCGCCTGGCGGCTCGTGCCATAGCGGCCGCGCAGGCGAGGGCCCCGGAAGCCTGGTGCGCGTGGCTCGATCCGGAAGCAACGCTCCACGCTCCTGGGCTCGCACGCTCAGGCATCGACCTCGCGCGCCTCTTCGTCGTCAGGCCACAGCGCGCAGAACTCGGGCGCATCGCCGTCAAAGTCGCCCGTTCGGGAGCCTTCGATCTCATCGTCGTCGACATGGATGCGCTGGGTGAAGTGGAGGCTTGGCCGCCGCCTTATCCCGGCACATCGTCGATGGGCGGGCCCTCCTCTCGTGGCTCGCGCGCTGCCACGTCTACGTCGCGCAGTCGCCGTGCGCTCCCTTCCGAGATCGTCGTACGAAAACTAGCGCTCGCCGCCGAAGAGAGCGGCACAACGCTCCTTCTGCTCACCGACGCCACCAAAGCGCGCACGATGCCGTGGCCCGTCGCGCTCCGCCTCGAGCTCGAGCGTCGCCCCGACGCCATGAGCGTCCGTGTCGCCAAAGATCGTCGAGGCCGCGCCAGCGTCGTCAAGACGTGGATCCCCGTGGCCGAGCTCAGCGACCGAAGAGAACGCAAAGAGCCGGTGCGGTCCCCGGTGCGCCTCTTGGTCGGTGAACGATGA
- a CDS encoding zinc-binding dehydrogenase: MDLSSTTVGSFLRPRRPLRPRPLRQTQRVVLLREFGSADRLSVVDQPMPSPGPGEVRVRVLATSVQFTDVMIRKGSYPGLARQLPLVLGYDVVGEVDELGPGVAAVSVGDRVAALTVTGSHGRYRTLRAEQVVPVPKFVDPAEAVALVLSWTTAYQLLHRVAQVRPGQRMLVIGAGGAVGQALLTLGKRAGLEMWGTARHGSAELVRSLGATAVDFEAEDCRTLVRGGFDVVMDGIGERGFTRSWASVKAGGTLCAYGIAAAVRDGTNQATVGLWLLRLFLWDHLPNGKRARFYSITDLKQQHPAWFRADLEDLFALLADGSIHPRIQGRIDLDSVEEAHGRVEAGGLTGKLILCP; the protein is encoded by the coding sequence ATGGACCTCTCCTCGACCACCGTTGGGTCATTCCTGCGACCGCGCCGGCCGCTGCGCCCTCGCCCGCTCCGGCAGACGCAGCGCGTCGTCCTCTTGAGGGAGTTTGGCAGCGCAGACCGCCTCTCGGTCGTCGATCAGCCCATGCCTTCGCCGGGCCCCGGTGAGGTCCGCGTACGCGTTCTGGCGACGAGCGTTCAGTTTACGGACGTCATGATCCGCAAGGGCAGCTACCCGGGGCTAGCGCGCCAACTACCGCTCGTGCTCGGCTACGACGTCGTGGGCGAAGTCGATGAACTGGGGCCCGGCGTGGCCGCCGTATCCGTCGGTGACCGCGTAGCCGCCCTCACGGTGACCGGTTCACATGGACGCTATCGAACGCTTCGCGCCGAGCAGGTCGTGCCCGTACCAAAGTTCGTCGACCCAGCGGAAGCGGTAGCGCTCGTCTTGAGCTGGACGACGGCGTACCAGCTTCTGCATCGCGTGGCACAGGTGCGCCCCGGGCAACGCATGCTCGTGATCGGTGCCGGCGGCGCCGTCGGGCAGGCGCTGTTGACGCTCGGAAAGCGCGCTGGCCTCGAGATGTGGGGAACCGCTCGCCACGGGAGCGCGGAGTTGGTGCGCTCGCTCGGCGCGACGGCGGTGGACTTTGAAGCCGAGGACTGTCGAACGCTCGTTCGCGGCGGCTTCGACGTCGTCATGGACGGCATCGGCGAGCGTGGGTTCACGCGCTCGTGGGCATCCGTGAAGGCAGGCGGCACCCTCTGCGCCTACGGAATCGCCGCCGCCGTTCGTGATGGCACGAACCAGGCGACCGTCGGGTTGTGGCTCTTGCGTCTCTTCTTGTGGGACCACCTACCCAACGGAAAACGCGCGAGGTTCTATTCGATCACCGACCTCAAGCAGCAGCATCCCGCTTGGTTTCGCGCCGACCTCGAGGATCTCTTCGCCCTCCTCGCCGACGGCAGCATCCATCCAAGAATTCAGGGTCGCATCGACCTCGACTCCGTCGAGGAGGCGCATGGTCGCGTTGAAGCCGGCGGCTTGACCGGCAAGCTCATTCTTTGTCCGTAG